One stretch of Paenibacillus sp. AN1007 DNA includes these proteins:
- a CDS encoding aspartyl-phosphate phosphatase Spo0E family protein, whose translation MSRLLDLLEEERRKLNQLGEASLKQAIPLCDNPAVQEQSRRVDELVARVNERIT comes from the coding sequence ATGAGCCGGTTGCTTGACTTATTGGAAGAGGAACGGCGCAAGCTTAATCAGCTTGGTGAGGCATCCTTGAAGCAAGCGATTCCGTTGTGTGACAATCCTGCGGTTCAGGAACAGAGCCGAAGGGTGGATGAACTGGTGGCACGAGTTAATGAGCGAATTACATAA